The Chloroflexia bacterium SDU3-3 sequence CACGGTGGGCGTGAACCCGGTGGTCACGCTGCTGGCGCTGGCGCTCTTCGGCGAGCTGTTTGGGCTGGTGGGGGCGCTGCTGGCGGTGCCGCTGGCCGCCGCGCTGCAGGTGCTGCTCGACCGCTTTGTGCTGCGCGGGCCAGCGCCCGAGAGCATGGAGATCGGCGGGCGCGACCAGCTGGCGCTGCTGCGCTATCGGGCCCAAGATCTGGCCAGCGACCTGCGGCAGCAGGTGCGCAGCAAGGGCGCGGAGATCACGCCCGAGGCCGATGCGGGCGAGGAGGAGCTTGAGTCCATCCTCACCGACCTTGACAGCGTGCTTTCGGCGGCCCAGGAGCAGACCCCATGAGACGAATTGCACAGATCACGCTTACTATTTTCTGCACGCTGCTGGCCTTTGTGCTGCTGTGGGCGTTTCGGCCAGCGCTTGAGCTGTTTGTCGGCTCGGTGGCGATCGCGGCGGCGCTGCGCCCGCTGGTGCGGCAGACCGAGGACCGCGGCATACCGCGTGGCTACGCCATCCTGCTGTGGTATGTGCTGGCGCTGGCGCTGCTGGGTCTGGTGGGCGGGCTGTTCCTGCTCAATATCTCGGGCGAGGCGGCCAGCGCGCTTGAGGGCTTCCCCACATGGTACCGCACGCTGGTGGTGCAGCTGCAGCAGGGCGACATGGTAGGCCAGGCGCTGGCCCAGGCCCTGCCCCCGCCCGAGGTTGTGGCGCTGCCGCAGGCCCCGGCCTTCACCGGAACGCTGACCGGGCTGGTGGGCGGGGCGGTAGCGCAGATTGTGCTGGTGATGGCGATGCTCAGCCTGTCGTTCTACTGGCTGAGCGAGGTCACCCACTTCGAGCGCCTGTGGCTCTCGCTGCTGCCGGTGGGGGCGCGCATCCGCGCACGGGCGGTCTGGCGCAACGCCGAAAATGCGGTCGGGGCCTACATCCGCGCCACGCTGGCGGCGACCATGTGCGCAGGCCTACTGCTGCTGGGTGCCTACCGCCTGCTGGGCCAGATCCCGATGGTAGGCATGATCCCCTTCGCGGCCACGCTGGCGCTGCTGGGCGGTATATCGCACCTAGTGCCACGGGTGGGGCCAGGGCTGGTGGTGCTGCTCAGCGCGGCTGTGGCCGCCAGCAGCGGCATGGCATCGGCGGCGGCGGTGGGGCTGGTGGGCATCGCCATTCACATCGCCGCGCACCACCTGGGCGAGTGGGTGCTGCACACGGGCAGCGAGCGCGTGAACCCGCTGCTGCAGGTGCTGCTGCTGCTGGCGCTGGGCGAGGTCGGCGGGTTTGGGGCCATGATCTTCGCACCGCCGCTGGCCGCGCTGGTGCAGGTGCTCAACAACAGCCTGCGGGCCGCCACGGTCAACACCCCAAGCCAGCAGGCCGCATTCGCCATGCTCCACCAGCGGCTCGACCAGGTCGAGCAGGAGACCGACGCCGAGCAGCACGAGCTGCTGAACGTGCTGCGCCGCAGCCGCGATCTGGTTGGGCAGGCCCAGCAGCTGCTTGAGTAGGCCGGGTCTATGCGTTCTCGTTTGGCAGACCAGGGTTACCACCAAGACTCCAAGCAACAAAAGGGAGCAAATCCTAAGGGTTCAGCATTGCTCGCTTGATTTCGATGGTTTTGCAGAACACATTGGCCCTGCTTGAGTAGTCCGGGCAGCTTGTCGAAGCCATGGGGCTGGCCTATAATCAGCCGCAGGAGGCCAAGTTTCACATGGGGAGGCGGTGCGCCATGGAAGATGTGCGGGCGCAGGTTGTGGTCAGCGGGCGGGTGCAGGGGGTGTACTTCCGGGTCTCGACGCAGGATCAGGCACGGGCGGCGGGGGTACGCGGCTGGGTGCGCAACCTGCCCGATGGCCGCGTCCAGGCGGTGTTCGAGGGCAGCGCGGCGGCGGTGCGGCAGATGATCGACTGGTGCCACGAGGGGCCAGACATGGCCCACGTGGACCATGTCGCAGTCGAGTGGCAGACGCCCCAGGGCGAGGGACAGGGCTTCCGCATCCGCTAGATAGCACGCGCATAAAAAAACAGCGCAGCGGGCAGACACGGTGTCTGCCCGCTGCGCTGTTTTGGTAAGACAGCCTAGCGGCCCTTGCCCGCGTAGCGCCAGACCAGCGAGCCTGCGCCGATCAGGGCCAGCGAGAGGCCCAGCAGCAGCAGCGGCGAACTATCGCCCGCGCCGGTGCGGGGCAGCGCCCTGGGCGGGGTGCGCGTGGCCACGGGGGTGGCAACCGCAGGCGTGGCCTCCAGCATGGGGGTGGGGGTGCCCTCCAGCGTGGCCGTGGTGGTGATGACCGGCGTGGCGGTGCCCGCCACAGGCGACGCCGCAACGATGACGATCGTCACCTCCGAGGTGTTGTTGCCCGGGTCGTCGGTGGTGCTGCTGGTGCTGATGATCGCCACATTCTTCGCAGCGCCAAACGGGGCATCGAGCCGCACGCGCACCGTAATCTGGATCGTCACAACCTCATCGGGAGCAAGCGAGCCAATATCCACCGTGATCGCGCTGCCGCTCGTGCTGGCCGTACCTTTGCTGGTGGTCACACCTACCAGCTCGAACTCGCTGGCAAGATTATCGCTCACCACCACATCATTGGCGGTGCGCTCGTCCTCATTCGTAGCGGTGAGCGTGTAGAGGAAGGTCTCGCCTTGCTGCGCGGTCGAGACGCTGGCCGACTTATGGATGGTCGGGTCGGCCTCTCTCCCGCCCGAGGGGCGCGGTGTGCTGGTGGGCGGCACCGGCGTGGCGGTAGGCGGCTCGGCGGTGGGCGGCTCGGGCGTGTTGGTGGGCGGCACCGGCGTGCTGGTGGGCGGCACCGGCGTGCTGGTGGGCGGCACCGGCGTAGGCGTCGGTGGTTCGGCGGTGGGCGTGTCCACCGCATGCAGAGGCGCTGCATATGTCGCAGGGGCTGGGGCATAGAGCGATACACCGATAAGCACTGCACCAACAAAAAGCGTCATCCACGACATGACTCGCGCTTGCATAGCATCTCCTTGAGGGACAAAGGCGCTGCCCCACATTGTAGCAATTAACGTTGTATCGACACCAAATTCAGGCACATGGCGCGCAGTTTTAGGCCACAATCATAAGTATACAAGAAAAAGCGTTGTTTTCCCTAACACATTCTTTTCTCAAATATGCAGCAATGCAGGAACATAAAAAAGGGCGAGGTGCGTCCACACCCCGCCCCAATGCGGCAGACTAGGCCAGCGCCTGCGCCAGATCGTCGATCAGATCCTGGGCTTCCTCAATACCAACGGAGAGCCGCACCAGGCCTGGCGGAACCTCAAGCGCCGAACCGGCCACGCTCAGGTGGGTCATAGCGGCGGGCACCTCGATCAGGCTCTCCACGCCGCCCAGGCTCTCGGCCAGGGTGAATAGGTGAGTGCGGGCAACCAGATCGCGCGCCGCATTGGCCCCGCCGCGCATCACCACCGAGATCATGCCGCCGAAGCCGTGCATCTGGCGCTTGGCCAGGGCGTGCTGGGGGTGCGAGGGCAGGCCGGGGTAGATCACGCGCTCGATCGCGGGGTGCTGCTCAAGGTAGCTGGCCACGGCCAGGGCGTTCTCGGCGTGGGCGCGCATGCGCAGCGCCAGGGTCTTCAGGCCGCGCAGCACCAGCCAGCTGTCGAAGGGGCCGGGCACGCCGCCCGCCGCGTTCTGCACGAACTGCACGCGGGCCGCCAGCTCGGCATCCTTGAACACCAGCGCGCCGCCCACCACATCGCTGTGGCCGCCCATGTACTTGGTGGTGCTGTAGAGCACGATGTCGGCGCCCAGCTCCAGCGGGCGCTGGAAGTAGGGCGAGGCGAAGGTGTTGTCGACCACGGTGAGGATGCCGCGCTGCCGGGTGTGCTCGGTGATCGCGGCGATGTCGGCCAGCTTCAGCAGGGGATTGGTGGGCGTCTCGATCCAGATCAGCTTGGTCTCGGGGCGGATGGCGTCGAGCGCCTGCTCAAGGTCGCTGGTATCGACAAAGTCGGCCTTGATGCCTTGGCGGCTGAACACCTTGTCGAAAAGCCGGAAGGTGCCGCCATACACATCATCGCCGCACACCACGTGGTCGCCGCTGGAGAGCGCGAGCAGCAGCGCCGACTCGGCGGCCAGGCCCGAGGCGAAAGCTAGGGCGGCTGCGCCGCCATCCAGCGCGGCCAGAGCTGTCTCTAGCGCGGCGCGGGTGGGGTTGCCGCTGCGCGAGTACTCGTAGCCCTTGTGCACGCCGATGGACTCCTGGGCGAAGGTCGAGGTCTGGTAGATCGGCACGATCACCGCGCCGGTGGCCGGGTCTGGCTCCTGGCCAGCGTGGATGGCGCGGGTGGCGAAGCCCTTATCGTGATAGGTTGTGCTCATATTGTTGCCTTTGTGTATACAGAAATACATGTTTATTGTAACCGACGTGCGACATGTTGTGGCGGGTGTGGCAGCGCGCTGGCCACGCCTATTGTAGCGCACGTGGCTAGGAGAGGCATGGGCAAAAACAAGCTGCTGTATCGTAGTCAAAAAGCTACGATATACATCGCAAGACGGATATCTTTTCAGCACTAGGCTGATTAGACTCTATATCGTAGCTTTATAACTACGATATAGAGGAGAACGGGCATGTACAGCATCTTGCGAAATCGCGCGCTGGTCACTATCGGCATCGCCGAGGGCGTCAGCAACATCGGCAACTGGATCAACACCATGGCTATCTTTGCGCTGCTGCTGTTTCGCGGCGGCGGCGGCGTAGCCGAGAGCAGCGGCATCTTCCTGGCGGGCCTGGTGCCCACGCTGCTGGTCAGCCCGCTGGCAGGCTGGCTCTGCGACCGCTTCGACCGCAAGCGGCTGATGATCGCCAGCGAGCTGCTCTCGGGGCTGATGGTGGTAGGGCTGATCTTCGCGCAGCACACCACGCTAATCTACGCCCTGCTGGTATGCCAGGCGATCTGCGGGGCGGTGATGGGGCCAGCGCGGCGCTCCTCCATCCCACAGATCGTCGCGCCCGAGCAGCTGCCCAAGGCCAACGCGCTGCTAGAGCAGATCGCCAGCCTGATCAAGATCGCCGCGCCGCTGCTGGCCGGCGGTCTGCTTGCGGTGCTCAGCCCGCACCAGGCGCTCATCCTCGACGTGATCTCGTTCGCGATCTCGGCGATCATTCTGGCATGGCTACCCAAGCTGCCGCCCGCCGCCGCGCCCAGCCAGCACGCTGCCGCGCCCAAAAGCTCGCTGGGCGGGACGCTGCGGGGCAACGCCCGGCTGGCCCTGCTGATGGCGCTAGGCTTCAGCCTGCCCGCCGTGGTGATGGGCTTCGATGTGCTGGCATCGCTGCTGGTGCGCGACTCGCTGGGCGGCGACGAGCGGCTGTACGGCCTGCTGATCGGGGCAATCGGCGCGGGCAGCCTGGCCAGCACCGCGATCGTCATGCTGCGCCGCAGGGCCGCCGACCCCTGGCGCGATGCCACGGTGGGCATAGTGATACTGGCCGCGCTGCCTGCAGCCATGGCGGCGGCAGCAATCACGCCGCGCGTGGGCGCGCTGCCGCTGCTGATCTGTAGCATCGGCGCGGGCGTGGGCATCGGTCTGATCACCATGCAGGTGAGCACCCTCATCCAGCAGATGGCCCCGCCCGCGCTGCTCGGCCAGGTCAGCGGCATGTTCCAGAGCTTCCACACCGCAGGCCAGCTGGTGCCGCTGCTAGTGCTGCCGATGGTCATCCCGGCGCTGATCTCGATCGGGCTATACTTTGGTATGATGTGCGCGGCGCTGCTGCTGCTGGCAGCGGCAACCCAGATCGTGCTCGGCATGCGCCGATTCAGCCCGCCCGAGCAGGCCGAGCCAGGCCGGGCGACCACAGGATAACCATGGAAGATGCACGCGCGGCCCGCGACGCAGGCGGGTGGGAGATCGTCGAATCGGTAGCGCTAGAGCTGGATTTTGGCATAAGCATCGCGTGCGATCGGCTGCCCGCGCCGTTCCGCCAGGAGCGCTCGCGCCAGATCGCCCAGCAGGCCGCCGCCTGGCGCGAGGACTGGGCCGCGCTGATCGGCAGGCCGACCGGCTGGATCACGATCTGCGAGTACCTGGCCGACTTGGCGGGCGTGCTGACCGAGCGCGACTATGGGCGGGCCAGCATGGCCATGCGCGAGCTAGGCCAGCAGGATGCGCTGGAGCGCCTGATCGACAAGGCCGCGCGCTACGGCCTTGCGCCCCACCCCGATCTGCCCCCCGCCGAGCGGCTGCCCGAACTCTACAACCGGCTGATCCAGGCCCGCCGCCAGCACGTGGGCTTCAGCGAGGTGCCGCGCTCGGCGGTGCTGCGCCACGGCCAGCACGAGATCGCGCGGGCGGCGCGCTTCTTGGCGGGCGGCGATCTGCACACGCGCGGCTGGCACCTGATCGACCGCTTCTACTACGAGATCTATGCGCCCTGGCGGGCCGAGCAGCAGCCCGTGATCGACCAGGCCTACGCCGAGGCCGAGGCCGCCATGGGTGGGCGGGCGGGCGCGGGCAGGCCCGACACCAGCTGGCTGCCCGCCCAGAACCCGCTGCGCCACCAGCTGCCGCTGAGCAACGCGCTGGACGCGGGGATGCTGCGCGCGCTGCTGTGGGTCGAGCCATTTGGCTCCTTCGACTCGTGGGCGCTGGGCGATGGGGCGGTGTTCGCCTCGTGCAGCACATCCACCACGGCGCTGACCGGGGCCATGGACAAGCTCGAAGACCTGAGCCGCCGCATCCAGGCGCTGGCCGACCCCACCCGCCTGCTCATCCTGCGGCTCATCCGCAACCGCGATGCCAGCAACACCGGGCTGGCATCCTACCTCGATCTGGCCCGGCCCACCGTGAGCATCCACGCCAAGATCCTGCGCGAGGCGGGCCTGATCACCACCACCAGCGCCGGGCGGGCCGTGCGCCACCACATCCAGGCCGATGCCATCCGCAGCCTGTTCCGCGAGCTTGAGCAACTGCTCGACCTGCCCGAGATCAGCGAGGACTAGCCCTTCCAGATGCGGCGCGGCGCACAAAAGAACATTTGTTTCACCAGCATGAGCGTGCTATAATGCGGCCAAGGTACGAGTATCTACCACGAAACGGAGCCGCAGCATATGGCCACAGCCCCCGACCGTCGCGCTCTCCAGCGCCGCCTCGACGACGAGTTCCCCGACCTCCAGCTGCTCAACTGGTACATCCAGTACCGCCAGCTCAAAGCGGGCTGCCCGGATGCGGTGCTGCTCTACCGCATGGGCGACTTCTACGAGACCTTCGACGACGACGCCAAGCTGGTCGCCGAGAAGCTGGAGATCACGCTCACCTATAAAAAGTTCGCCAACAACAAGGCCACCGGGGCCGAGCAGCGCTGCCCCATGGCGGGCCTGCCCTACCACGCCGCCGAGCGCTACACCAGCCAGCTGGTGAGCGCGGGCTACCGCGTGGCGATCGCCGAGCAGATCAGCGAGACGCCATCCAGCCGAAAAGACACCCGCCCCAAGTCGGTGTTCGCGGGCGGGATCGAGGCCGGCGAGGCCCGCAAGGGCATGGTCGACCGCGAGGTGGTGCGCATCCTCACCCCCGGCACGATCACCGAGACCACCATGCTGCCAGCGGTGCAGAACAACTACCTGGTGGCCGTGATCGCCGAGGGCGGCAAGGTGGGGCTGGCCTACGCCGACCTGAGCACCGGCGAGTTCGCCTGCACCGAGTTCGCGGGCGACCGCGCCCACGCCCAGGCCCAGGGCGAGCTGGCCCGCCTGAGCGCCGCCGAGCTGCTGGTGCCCGAGGATGAGAAGCTGCGCATCCCCGGCCTCGACCCGGCCAGCGCCCGGCTGGAGCACGACCTGGAGTTCATGACCAAGGGCGAGCGCGAGATGCTGCTGCCCGGCGAGCGCCTGGCCCGCCGCACCGAGCGCGAGAACAACGCCCGCTGGGCGCACGGCCACGTCACCGGCGTGCCCGCGTGGAAGTGGGATCTGCGCACCACCTACGATGCGCTGACCCAGCAGTTCGGCGTGCGCTCGCTCGACGGCTTCGGCCTGAGCGCCGAGAAGAAGCTGGCCATCCGCGCCGCCGGGGCCATCCTGCAGTACACCCGCGAGACCCAGAACGGCGCGCTGGTGCACATGACCTCGCTGCGGGCCTACACCACCAGCGACGTGATGTTCCTCGACCCGCAGACGCGCCGCAACCTGGAGCTGCTGGAGGGCAGCGGCGGGCGCTCGAAAGGCTCGCTGGTGCAGGTGCTGGACCAGACCCGCACGCCCATGGGGGCGCGGCTGCTGCGCCGCTGGATCGGCCAGCCGCTGCTGGATGTGGCCCAGCTCACATCGCGGCAGGAAAACGTGGGCTTCTTCGTGGAGAACGCGCTGCTGCGGGCCGACATGCGCGAGCGCCTGAAGGCGCTGGGCGACATGGAGCGGGCGGTCAACCGCGTGGCCCAGGGCGGCGGCGTGGCCGTGCCGCGCGACCTGGTGCGCCTGCGCGAGGCGCTGCGCGCGCTGCCCGCCACCATCGAGGCGCTGGGCGGCTGGCGGCCAGCGGGCATGGCCGCGCCGGTGGCCGCGCCCGAGCAGGATGCCCAGGGCGAGCCAGAGCTGGGCGGCGAGTGGGACATGCTGTTCGATGAGGAGCCGCCCACGCCCGAGCCACCAGCGCCCGAGCCGCCCACGCCCGAGCCAAGTCTGCGCGAGCAGCGCGAGGCCAGGCGCAAGGTGGCGGCCCGCTACGCCGAGCAGGAAGACCTGTTCGCCGACTTCGACTGGGGCGCGGATGAGGATGAGGAGCCGCTGCCCGAGCCGCCCGCCCCCGAGCCGGAGCCGCCCGCCCCCGAGCGCCGCGCGCTGCCCCGCCCGCGCCGCAGCGCGGCCCCCAGCCCCAGCGGCATCGACGCCTGCGCCGACGTGCTGGCCTTCCTTGAGGGCGCGCTGGATGACGACCCGCCAGCGCTGCTGGGCGCTTCCAACTACCTGCGCGCCGTGGCGGGCGGCGAGACGCCCCGCCGCGTTATCCGCCCGGGCTTCGACAAGGGCATGGATGAGGTCGTGAAGGCAGCTCGCACGGCCCAGCAGTACATCAGCAACCTTGAAGCCCGCGAGCAGCAGAAGACCGGCATCAAGTCGCTGCGGGTGGGCTACAACCAGGTGTTCGGCTACTACATCGAGGTGGCCAAGAGCTACGCGGGCGACGTGCCCGCCGACTACATCCGCAAGCAGACGCTGAGCACCGGCGAGCGCTACTACACCAGCGAGCTGAAAGAGTTTGAGAACATCGTCATCACCGCGCAGGAGCGGCTGAACGACCTGGAGCGCCAGGCCTTCGCCCGCGTGTGCGCGATCGCCGCCGAGGCGGGCGAGCGCCTGCTGGCCACCGCCCGCGCCCTGGCCGAGATCGACGTGTACCTGGCGCTGGCCGAGGTGGCGGCGCGCGGCGGCTACACCCGCCCGCTGCTGGCCGAGGACAGCCGCCTGATCATCCAGGCGGGCCGCCACCCCATGGTCGAGCAGGCCCTGGATGACCCGTTCATCCCCAACGACGCGCTGCTGGACACCGACGCCAACCAGATCCTGGTGATCACCGGCCCCAACATGGCGGGCAAAAGCACGGTGCTGCGCCAGATCGCGCTGATCGTGCTGATGGCCCAGATCGGCTCGTTCGTGCCCGCCGAGCGCGCCGAGATCGGCCTGGTCGATCGGATCTTCACCCGCATCGGCGCGCAGGACGACATCGCCACCGGCCAGTCGACCTTCATGGTGGAGATGACCGAGACAGCGGCGCTGCTCATCCAGAGCACACGGCGCAGCCTGATCATTCTGGATGAGGTGGGGCGCGGCACCAGCACCTACGACGGCATGGCCATCGCCCAGGCGGTGATCGAGTACATCCACAACGAGCCGCGCCTGGGCTGCCGCACGCTGTTCGCCACCCACTACCACGAGCTAACCCGCCTGGAGCACGTGCTGCCCAGGGTGAAGAACTACCACATGGCGGCGGTAGAGCAGGATGGCCACGTGGCGTTCCTGCACAAGCTGCGCAGCGGCGGGGCCGACCGATCCTACGGCATTCATGTGGCCGAGCTGGCGGGCATCCCCCGCGCGGTCACCAAGCGCGCCAAGGAGCTGCTGGCCGACCTTGAGCAGTCGACGGCGCAGCCCGCCCCCGCGCCCCAGGCTGAGGGTGCCGCGCCCGAGGCCGCGCCCGAGGGGCTGCACCCGGCGGTGGAGTTCATTCGGCGGCTCCAGGTGAACGAGCTGACGCCGATCGAGGCGCTCACCAAGCTCTACGAGCTGCAGCAGCTGGCGAGGCAGTAGTTTTTCTTCACCACGAAGACGCGAAGGCGCGAAGGTTTTTTACCACCAAGGCTCCAAGGCTCCAAGTTTGCAGACTTGGGGCCTTGCGCCTTCTTCGAGCATTCACCTGCCTTCGTCGAGCGTTCACCCGCCTTCATCGAGCATTCACCTGCCTCATTCGAGCGCTCACCTGCCTCATTCGAGCGCTCACCTGCCTCATTCGAGCGTTTCCCAGCCTCATTCAAGCCGCCGCAATGAATCGCGCCGTATGCATCGCGTGCATCGTGTGCATCGTGCGATGGTTCGATGTGGCGATGCACGCGGCGCGGGCGGACACGAGATCCGCCCCTACATCGATGTGTGACACTGTGCGCATCGGGCGGGGCGGCAATAAGGGCAAGGCGGGCATTCTCGCACTCCTCAAGCATCTTTTCCCAGCACATCCAAAATCTTGGCGCCTTGGTGGCAAAAAATCCACGCCGAGCACATCCAAAATCTCCGAATCTTGGAGTCTTAGAGTCTTGGTGGTAAAAAATCCTCGTGGTGAATCTGGGTGTTGCCTTGGGGCGAGGCGGCGTGCTATACTGCGGGCAAGAAGAGGAACCCCTATGGATATGACAGCGGCACAGCCCAGCGTCAACGCTATCGCCCTTCACGACTACGGAGGCCTGGGCTGCTGCGTGCCATGGCTGTGGGGGCGCAGGGCCTAGTGTACCTTGCTAGGCAGAACCTCTTCCACAGCCTTCCCGAGCGGGAAGGTCTTTTTATTTTCCTGCTCTGATCGCGCGATGTCCGTGGCGGCGAGGCGTACCCGCGCCCGCTCGACGGCGAGCCAGCGGCCCCCATGCGGCTGCGCGCCCCACAGATGCGACAGAGCCAAGCAGAGAGGACTCTGTATGAGTACCATCAAACCGTTCGCGATCAAGACCCACGCCCCGCGCATGCCGTCGATCCTCAAGCTGTTCCAGCGGATCGCCAAGGCCCACCCGATGATCATCGCCGTCTCGCCCCCCGACCAGCACACGCGCCCCGAGCGCACCACCCGCTACTAGCCCTACCGCGCCGTAGGCGCTGCCACCACCCCTCCGCCCCGCTATGGCCAGGGCAGGGGGCGAACACAGCCATACGCCGCGTAGGTGTGAGGAACACCGAAACGAATGACCGCACGACCAAGCAAACAGGGCATCAGGCGCAACCTGATGCCCTGTCTTTTTTTGTGCCAAGCCCCGCTACGGCGCTAGATCGCCTTCTGGTTCTCGCGCGCGGTCTCTAGGCGGCCCAGGTGGCTGGCCTCGCTCAGCGAGACCAGGTAGGGCATGCCCTCGCCGTACTCGATCACGCTGATGCTGGCGTTGGTGACCCAGATGCGGTTGATGCGGTCCATGTCCATGCCCAGCGCATCGGCCACCAGGATCTTGACCACCACATCGTGGGTGGAGAGCAGCACGTTGCGGTCGGCGAACTCGCTGTACAGCCGCTCTTTAAAATCGAGCACGCGCTTGAGGATGTTGCTGAAGCTCTCGCCGCCGGGCATCTGCGAGCGGGTGGGGTGCATGCGCCACTCGACCAGGCCCGCGCCGTAGCGCGCGACCACCTCATCCAGCATCAGGCCCTGCCAGTCGCCGTGGTCGATCTCCAGCAGGGAAGGCTCGACGGTGAAGGGCACCGCCGGGTGGTGGGCGGCGATGGCCTCCGCCGTGCGGCGGGCGCGCTGTAGCGGGCTGGCGAAGATCGCATCGATCGGCTCGCCCTTGAGGCGCTCAGCCAGGGCGGCGGCCTGGCGCACGCCAAGCTCGGACAGCGGCGCGTCGGCCTGCCCCTGGTAGCGCCCGATTCGGTTCCACTCGCTCTCGCCGTGGCGAATAATGATGAGACGCATAGTTACCCTCTGCTCAAATGACTGCCTGGCAGATGCCAAGGGACCACGCTGAACCAGAGACACTGCCGGCTACCGCAAAACCGCAACCTGTTTACCGCGCGCCATTATAGCGGAAACTCGCCGCGCCGATGTGGTACCATGCGGCCACGAAGAAGCGCGATACAGGCCGCCCCACGCGCCAGAGAGGCTTGCGCAGGCTCTGGCCGCGCGCGGCAAGCGAGGAAAATATGGCCGAGACCCAAACCTGGCAGATCCTGCCCACCGCCGACGACGTGGCCGCCGAGGCCGCGCGGCGCTTCGTGGCGCTGGCCCAGCAGGCCGTGGCCCAGCGCGGCGTGTTCACCGTGGCGCTGGCGGGCGGCACCACGCCCAAGCGCATGTACGAGCTGCTGGCCCAGGCCCCGCTGGTCGACCAGGTGCCCTGGCCGCAGGTGAAGTTCTTCTGGAGCGACGAGCGTTTCGTGCCGCTGGACCACCCCGACAGCAACTACCTTGCCGCCCGCCTGGCGCTGCTCGACCACATCGCCATCCCAGCCAACACGGTGTTCCCCGCGCCGGTGGCCAGCGACACCCCCGAGCATGTCGCCGCATCCTACGCCGCCACCATCGCCCAGGAGCTTGGCGAGGGCGGGGTGTTCGACCTGGTGCTGCTAGGCATCGGGCCGGATGGCCACACCGCCTCGCTCTTCCCCGGCCGCCCCGAGGTGGACGCGCCCAGCGCGCCCGATGTGATCGCCATCCGCGAGTCGCCCAAGCCGCCGCCCAGCCGCATCACCTTCGCACTGCCGCTGATCAACGCCGCCGCCCACGTGATCGTGCTGGCCCCTGGGGCCGAGAAGGCCGACGCCGTGCGGCGCTGCCTGCGCCCGGCTGCGGGCGAGCTGCCGCCGCCCGCCGGGCGGGTGCGCCCCGGCGCGGGCCGGCTCACCTGGCTGATCGACGAAGCCTCGGCCAGCCAGCTCTAGCGGGAGAGGCAGCACCGATGATAGCCGAGCAATCTACCTTCGCCCAGATCCGCGCCCTGCTC is a genomic window containing:
- the mutS gene encoding DNA mismatch repair protein MutS; the encoded protein is MATAPDRRALQRRLDDEFPDLQLLNWYIQYRQLKAGCPDAVLLYRMGDFYETFDDDAKLVAEKLEITLTYKKFANNKATGAEQRCPMAGLPYHAAERYTSQLVSAGYRVAIAEQISETPSSRKDTRPKSVFAGGIEAGEARKGMVDREVVRILTPGTITETTMLPAVQNNYLVAVIAEGGKVGLAYADLSTGEFACTEFAGDRAHAQAQGELARLSAAELLVPEDEKLRIPGLDPASARLEHDLEFMTKGEREMLLPGERLARRTERENNARWAHGHVTGVPAWKWDLRTTYDALTQQFGVRSLDGFGLSAEKKLAIRAAGAILQYTRETQNGALVHMTSLRAYTTSDVMFLDPQTRRNLELLEGSGGRSKGSLVQVLDQTRTPMGARLLRRWIGQPLLDVAQLTSRQENVGFFVENALLRADMRERLKALGDMERAVNRVAQGGGVAVPRDLVRLREALRALPATIEALGGWRPAGMAAPVAAPEQDAQGEPELGGEWDMLFDEEPPTPEPPAPEPPTPEPSLREQREARRKVAARYAEQEDLFADFDWGADEDEEPLPEPPAPEPEPPAPERRALPRPRRSAAPSPSGIDACADVLAFLEGALDDDPPALLGASNYLRAVAGGETPRRVIRPGFDKGMDEVVKAARTAQQYISNLEAREQQKTGIKSLRVGYNQVFGYYIEVAKSYAGDVPADYIRKQTLSTGERYYTSELKEFENIVITAQERLNDLERQAFARVCAIAAEAGERLLATARALAEIDVYLALAEVAARGGYTRPLLAEDSRLIIQAGRHPMVEQALDDPFIPNDALLDTDANQILVITGPNMAGKSTVLRQIALIVLMAQIGSFVPAERAEIGLVDRIFTRIGAQDDIATGQSTFMVEMTETAALLIQSTRRSLIILDEVGRGTSTYDGMAIAQAVIEYIHNEPRLGCRTLFATHYHELTRLEHVLPRVKNYHMAAVEQDGHVAFLHKLRSGGADRSYGIHVAELAGIPRAVTKRAKELLADLEQSTAQPAPAPQAEGAAPEAAPEGLHPAVEFIRRLQVNELTPIEALTKLYELQQLARQ
- a CDS encoding histidine phosphatase family protein codes for the protein MRLIIIRHGESEWNRIGRYQGQADAPLSELGVRQAAALAERLKGEPIDAIFASPLQRARRTAEAIAAHHPAVPFTVEPSLLEIDHGDWQGLMLDEVVARYGAGLVEWRMHPTRSQMPGGESFSNILKRVLDFKERLYSEFADRNVLLSTHDVVVKILVADALGMDMDRINRIWVTNASISVIEYGEGMPYLVSLSEASHLGRLETARENQKAI
- the pgl gene encoding 6-phosphogluconolactonase — encoded protein: MWYHAATKKRDTGRPTRQRGLRRLWPRAASEENMAETQTWQILPTADDVAAEAARRFVALAQQAVAQRGVFTVALAGGTTPKRMYELLAQAPLVDQVPWPQVKFFWSDERFVPLDHPDSNYLAARLALLDHIAIPANTVFPAPVASDTPEHVAASYAATIAQELGEGGVFDLVLLGIGPDGHTASLFPGRPEVDAPSAPDVIAIRESPKPPPSRITFALPLINAAAHVIVLAPGAEKADAVRRCLRPAAGELPPPAGRVRPGAGRLTWLIDEASASQL